The Neurospora crassa OR74A linkage group V, whole genome shotgun sequence sequence CGATGGACCGTCAAGTGTACAGTCGGATGTTGACCCAATTAATTGTAGATGATCGCACCCTGCACGAGCTTTACGCAAGTTGCCCACTGAATATCCCCCGGAATCCTCGCAAAGACTAACATAGCGCTCCTAGTTATGGCCATTTGCTGATGGTGTCCACGCCGGCGTTGGCGCGGCCATGACATCTTATAACGCCGTCAACGGCTCGGCTGCTTCTCAAAACGCCTACCTTATCAACAACTTGCTCAAGGATGAGCTTGGGTTCCAGGGTTTTGTCATGTCGGATTGGCTTTCGCACATTTCCGGAGTCGCATCAGCACTGGCCGGCCTTGACATGAGCATGCCTGGAGACACTCAAATACCTCTCTTTGGTAATAGCCCCTTCAAGTTCCATCTCACGGAGGCTGTCTTGAACGGCTCCGTGCCAGTGGACAGGCTAAACGACATGGCAACCAGGATTGTGGCCGCTTGGTATCAGTTCGGCCAAGACAAGAACTTCCCAGCTGTTAACTTTCACTCATACGTATCGAGTGAGAAGGGACTTCTATATCCAGGTGCTCTTCCGGTCTCGCCCATTGGTAAGGTTAACTGGTTTGTGGATGTTCAAGCGGACCACGGCTCGGTCGCACGCCAGGTCGCCCAAGATGCCATTACTCTTCTGAAGAATGATGATAATTTCCTGCCCCTTTCTACCAAGTCATCCCTCAGGATCTTCGGCTCTGATGCTCGGGTTGACCCTGATGGCCCAAATGCTTGCGGAAACCGCGCCTGCAACAAGGGCACTCTGGGAATGGGCTGGGGCTCCGGCGTTGCGAACTACCCCTATTTTGATGACCCCATCACTGCCATCAAGAAGCGGGTCGAAAATGTCAAGCTCTACGACAGCGATGACTTCCCCCACACACTCACTCCCTCGCCCACTGATGACGACATTGCAATTGTCTTTATCAACTCCGCCGCGGGCGAAAACTCGCTCACCGTTGAAGGCAACCATGGTGATCGCGACAATGACAAGTTCTCCGCTTGGCACAATGGAGATAATCTCGTCCAGAAGGCCGCGGAGAACTACAAAAACGTCATAGTCGTTGTCCACACAGTCGGCCCCCTTATACTCGAGCCCTGGATTGACCTGCCCTCCGTGAAGGCCGTCCTCTTCGCCCACCTCCCCGGCCAAGAAGCCGGCGAGTCGCTCGCCAACGTTCTCTTCGGCGACGTCTCACCCTCCGGCCACCTCCCCTACTCCAtcaccaagaaggagaacgaCCTCCCTGACAGTGTAACCAAGCTCGTCAAGGAAATCATCGGCCAGCCCCAAGATACCTACAGTGAAGGCCTCTATATCGATTACCGCTGGCTCAATAAGCAAGGCATCAAGCCCCGCTATGCCTTCGGCCACGGTCTGAGTTACACCACCTTCAACTACACCGACGCTCACATCAAGATCGTCAAcgccctctcctccgccctGCCGCCCGCTCGCCAGCCCAAGCCCTCCGTCGCCATCCTCTCCACCGAGATACCGCCCGCTTCAGATGCCTATGAGCCCGCCGGCTTCTCCAAGGTCTGGCGCTACATTTACTCCTGGCTATCCAAGTCCGACGCCGACAAGGCCTATGCCGTCGgtacctcttcttcttccaagtcCGGCTCCCAAACTTACCCCTACCCCGAGGGCTACTCGAGCGTCCAAAAGCCTGGTGTCCCTGCCGGCGGCGGACAGGGTGGTAACCCGGCCCTCTTTGACACCATCCTCGAGCTGGACGTGACTGTGCAAAACACTGGTTCTCGACACAAGGGTAAAGCCTCTGTGCAGGCGTATATCCAGTTTCCCACGGACAGCGGGTACGACACGCCTATTATCCAGTTGCGTGACTTTGCCAAGACGAAGGAGTTGGGCACCGGGGAGAGCGAGACGGTTACGTtaaggctgaggaggaaggaTTTGAGCGTGTGGGATACGCAAAAGCAGAATTGGGTGGCTCCTGGTGCCTTGGGGGCTAATGGGAAGAGTAAGCGGTACATTGTGTGGTTGGGTGAGGGGAGTGATAAGCTTTTCACTAGGTGTTTCAGCGATACTTTGGTTTGTGAAAGGGGGGTTGAGCCACCTGTTTGAGAGGAGAGGGTTGTTTAACAACCCCTCAAGCTGGAGAGGAGACTCCTTGACGCGATTTATTCAATTCAACGATCATAGTCCGCAATAGACCCTTAAGTTGCCGACTGAGAGAATGCCATCACAATACAGTATGAGAGCTTCCGTAACAAGAAAGGTATAAAGAGCCGTGGAATCATAACAGAACAAGCCATGATCCGAAATAGCCCAGGGGATAAAAGCATTGAGTTCATCTCTCCGTCGACATCCCCAACCGACATTTAGTCTGAACAACAGTATGTCTGTAATATGCAACGCTGTGATCCCGCAATTATGTAGCCAGCTGGACTTGTCAACCTTCTGGCCAATTAGTTGCCTTCTCAAATAGCCTGACTCTACCATATCAGCAAAGACAAGGTTATGAGGGTAtaagggatggatggatgaaagaTAGGACAAGGAGATTGGGAAGAAGACGGGAAAGCCTTTCGGTTGCAAGGCgtgtctcttcttcttcttcttcttcttcttcttcttcttcttcttcttcttcttcttcttcttcttcttcttcttcttcttcttcttgagctaGTCATAGCCTTTCCCCTACAGTCAAGAAGTCTTGTTTCTTGTTACTCCTTTGTTTTGGCGTATCCTCGTAAGCATCATCTCTGACTTGCTTTTTGACCactcttccactttcccaGGAGAAGAAAGCTTACTTTCCAGGCTTTCTGCAGACTCTTGGCTTTTTGGACGCTGAGAAGCCGTGCAGCCAAACAACCCAAACCCCATAGTCATGGCGACCGCGACATTATGGTTGCTGTGACTAACGTGTTTACGGGGATAGACGTGCCGTAGTCTTGGGCAAATTTGTATAGTACGCTATGCGTGCCAGTTTCGGTGgtcttttttcttcgtttATACTTTAGCTAGATCTATTATATGTTCCATACCTGATTGGTGCGCATAGTCAGTTATTCACATTAGATAAGAGCGAGTGATTACCTCGAACATGTACCGATACTACAtgtccctttcttttttttcagttttttttttttcagttttttttttttttttttttttttttcagttGAGCACCTTGTTGGTCACCACCAGGGCTGAGTAAGTGAAGATGCTCATGAGAATCCACTCCGTCTGTCTCCTAGGTATTTCGTTTCTCGTCACACCCGAGATATCTCCCCCATTCAgactccaactccaacgCCTTCTCCGCATTCTCCTCATTATCTACTATAGATCCCTGGAttctccaacaccaccaaaatCCAGTCAATCTCCTCTCACCCGAATGTAACCGAACCGAACCCCAACCAACACTGTCGTCAGTCAGGTCAGCCCTCTTCGATTGGAACCGTACATATGTAAAAAGGTTAGATCAGCCCATGATGCATGTTTTGGGGGGTTGTGGCGTCCAcacatcttttttttttttcgcttcTCTCTCACTTGTCTCACAGCTTGTCTGTCACGTGTCACTTCGCTCCGTCACGAACGACATAAATGCAGGCATGCAAACGGAAGGAGCACGCAGAGAtgcagaaggaaggaactaACAACGGAAAaaaccttttctttctttttgcaAAAGACGGGACAGGAACGCCCGACTTCTGATGCAAACCTAGAAGCTTTGCAACTTTCTCGGATCTTGCGTAAATATCTGGAGGGCAAAGACAACAAACAgcctttttgtttcttcatTTTACCCTTGTCTGTTGCCTATGTCTCACTTGAGCAgtaaggaaaaaaaaaaaaaaaaaaaaaacgctCGCGAGCTGCAGATTATATACAAGCTGGTGCTAAGCTAGTAATTGATGCTATTAAAACTGTTGTAAAAGGCAGGGTGTGATTGATTTTCTACATGGAAGATGAGTGTGGACGCGAAAAGGTAATGATTATCATTGTCAACACACATCTATTTTGGGTGATGCTTGATGTGTGATTTGTAAGTAAAACTGTCTTGGTCATGCGGTTGAAGATTTGTGTACAGAGCAGTAGATGAATTGATCGCGCCTTTCGTTCTGGTTTCGTGAGAGTTGAGGTAGGTGGTAGGTATTGACAAAAGCAAAACATTCTGAGATAATCCGGCAAAGCTTCGTTGGTTTGAAGACTCTTGTCGtcgttgctgttgtcggACCTCCTATGAGAAAATATGTTAATCTGTTATATCATGCTGTTACTTCGCGGATTGGCTtctaacaacaacaatgatgaagaattaaaaataagtatAGTCCTTATATCAGATCAAGACTCGTCGTCAAACTAGGGCTGTAGTATATACCGCGGAACACATTCCCTAGATGATCATCGGTTGCCATCGATGATCCTTCGCGACACCGAATGGATCGTCGGTCGTATACTGTGCAGGTGATATTTCATCTCGATGTCTTGTCACTCTCTATGTGATGTCAATGCTGTACTGTCTCGTTTCGCCGGCTGGTCACGAAGTCAAAGCCCCCCTACTATGTGCCTGTCCTTCCGTAATATTTTCGCGACATCTTCAATTCTGGAGGTCCAGCCTGCAATTGCTTAGTCTCTTTCAAGCTTCCGATTTGTCCGTTTGTTCGTTCGTTGTTAGGCCAAGATTCTCAGGGTCTATAGGTGCGAACTCCCTGCCACTCCTGCTTACCATTTCTATATGGTGCAGTACTGTCTCACCAAGCTATCTAATTCTAAGGGATCCCGATGATGTAAGTTACCTTCCTTCACTCGTTTGTTCGCTCTCGACTTGAGCGAGTCCCTTGAATGACTTGCGAAGTAGTTACTGCGTATCTCCAAGTCGATAGTCATCTCTCCAACGGGTGGTGTACAATATAGTGTACATACCTTCTGCCCGGTGCCCCTCGCACAAACAATGCCACTCTTGGCAATAGGCAAATGGTGTAAGCCAAGCTAAGCCTATCCGTGGTTGTCGGTCATTCAGTCATATTGTCCGTTAGTCAATGTCCTTCAAGGTGGATTCCCGTCAGTTTCGGTCGAGCTTCGATCGAATCCAACGCAGGCAGACCCAGTCCGGATCGCACACCGTATAAATGTATAGCACAACACAACACTTACGCCAACCGGCGTTCTTTGCACCACCTGCTAACAGAGGAGAATACCATGCGGGAAAGTGTCCCCATATTCCCCGTATCACCCGTGTCTCGTGATCCTATCCGTACTCTCATTTTGTGGGCGTCCAGTATATACAGATCCTAGGGACAGGGCCCTGGGTAGCTAGTTTTGGTCCAGGTCCGGCCAGGCCCATCATCAGGGCCGGGAAGGGACAGGTTATATGGAGCTGAAAATGGGTTGTTCATATTATGTCATGAGAAGCAGGGAGGAGGGATGAACCTGACTCGCCTGTTCTGTTCCTGGAGCATCTGACTCTGGGGAGGGAGTACAACTTGAGACGGAGATGACGCCGAACCGAGACGGTATGAATGTCTGGGCAGGATGACGGCGTACGCAGTAGATAGAGAGAACCAGGGCCTGACACAGGCACACAGGGTCAGCCGGTCGCCGGTGAGCTGTGGGCGGACTGAACGGCTGGAGGCGGGGAGGCTGGAACTGGGGATTACTACCGAGGCTGCCAAGCTGGAGATTTGATTGGGGAAGCTTGAGGAAAacggtgaagaagaagaagaccaccGAAGAAAGTGGGCTTGAGGCTCTGAACGGTgcagtgatggtgatgaagaaTGATCTGTTGGTGTTTGGCACTGTGGCATCAGCGTCCCCTGCGGGGCAGGtccagaagcagcagaaTGGAAAGCTTGGCTTTTGCGGAGGAATGTGGGGTTGGCCGCCACTGGAAGCGGGGGAGgcagggaggagaagaaaaagatcggtgatcgtttttttttttctctctccaaTTTTTTGCATCCCTACAgcttctttaatttccttGTCGTTCGCTTGCCCGTGGATAATGGCACTTGCTTGCAAAAGCCCTTGGCTACCGACTGGTACATCCAGGCGAGCCGGGCTTCACCGCTCTTGGCATCAATGGGGAAGTCCCTTGAAGAAAAagattgaaaaaaaaaatgcgTGGTCGTGATGTTCGCTCATTTATCGATCGTGGGTTCTGGCCATAATCTTGTGAATGATGACCATTCCACACAGTTAATGCCTTGCTTCGAACTTGACTGCATCAAGACTGACCGaccccttcttccatgtACCggatttttttaatatttgttttgtttgtttactttgtgATAACGAGACTCAGGGGTaacaagagcaagagcacaaaacaaaacaaagctCAAAGACACAAAACGAGCGACTCCAGAAAACCACATCATCAACCAGCAACCGTTTCAGATACAATCCCAAATCCACAATGTTCAGGAGATGTGGGTAAGCATTTCCGAGTTGTGGATTGGTTGATTGCTGCCCAGTGTTGTGCTGTAAAAGTGGCTTTCGGAAAACGGGgtccgctgccgccgctaaAGACGGAAGGTAACAGTGGCGATGACAGTGAAGACGGCGATGCATACACTTTCACCGTTTCTCGTTAGGCTCGCCCCTAAGCAACTGACTCAAAGCCGAAGCTAATCCCAGTTTGCGATGATGATCGTCGGGATCTGTGCGCTCACTGGTTGTTGTCTCTCCTTTCGCTGTcccgatgatgatgataaggCTGCCGTCGTGGTGGTCGACCATCACGAAACTTGAAAACGAAGTGGATGAGCCCCAGATGTGTCAAGTTG is a genomic window containing:
- the gh3-1 gene encoding beta-glucosidase 2, whose protein sequence is MAVRSNFVWLTLALSFFDLTCNASPVRQRAAVPDGFYAAPYYPTPYGGWEDSWKDSYAKAQALVGKMTLAEKTNITGGSGMFMGNSGSAYRVGFPQLCLQDGALGVGNTDHNTAFPAGITTGATFDKDLIYARAVAIGKEFRGKGAHVFLGPMVGPLGRKPLGGRNWEGFGADPVLQGIAGALTIKGVQEQGVIATIKHLIGNEQEMYRMYNPFQAGYSSNIDDRTLHELYLWPFADGVHAGVGAAMTSYNAVNGSAASQNAYLINNLLKDELGFQGFVMSDWLSHISGVASALAGLDMSMPGDTQIPLFGNSPFKFHLTEAVLNGSVPVDRLNDMATRIVAAWYQFGQDKNFPAVNFHSYVSSEKGLLYPGALPVSPIGKVNWFVDVQADHGSVARQVAQDAITLLKNDDNFLPLSTKSSLRIFGSDARVDPDGPNACGNRACNKGTLGMGWGSGVANYPYFDDPITAIKKRVENVKLYDSDDFPHTLTPSPTDDDIAIVFINSAAGENSLTVEGNHGDRDNDKFSAWHNGDNLVQKAAENYKNVIVVVHTVGPLILEPWIDLPSVKAVLFAHLPGQEAGESLANVLFGDVSPSGHLPYSITKKENDLPDSVTKLVKEIIGQPQDTYSEGLYIDYRWLNKQGIKPRYAFGHGLSYTTFNYTDAHIKIVNALSSALPPARQPKPSVAILSTEIPPASDAYEPAGFSKVWRYIYSWLSKSDADKAYAVGTSSSSKSGSQTYPYPEGYSSVQKPGVPAGGGQGGNPALFDTILELDVTVQNTGSRHKGKASVQAYIQFPTDSGYDTPIIQLRDFAKTKELGTGESETVTLRLRRKDLSVWDTQKQNWVAPGALGANGKSKRYIVWLGEGSDKLFTRCFSDTLVCERGVEPPV
- the gh3-1 gene encoding beta-glucosidase 2, variant, whose protein sequence is MTSYNAVNGSAASQNAYLINNLLKDELGFQGFVMSDWLSHISGVASALAGLDMSMPGDTQIPLFGNSPFKFHLTEAVLNGSVPVDRLNDMATRIVAAWYQFGQDKNFPAVNFHSYVSSEKGLLYPGALPVSPIGKVNWFVDVQADHGSVARQVAQDAITLLKNDDNFLPLSTKSSLRIFGSDARVDPDGPNACGNRACNKGTLGMGWGSGVANYPYFDDPITAIKKRVENVKLYDSDDFPHTLTPSPTDDDIAIVFINSAAGENSLTVEGNHGDRDNDKFSAWHNGDNLVQKAAENYKNVIVVVHTVGPLILEPWIDLPSVKAVLFAHLPGQEAGESLANVLFGDVSPSGHLPYSITKKENDLPDSVTKLVKEIIGQPQDTYSEGLYIDYRWLNKQGIKPRYAFGHGLSYTTFNYTDAHIKIVNALSSALPPARQPKPSVAILSTEIPPASDAYEPAGFSKVWRYIYSWLSKSDADKAYAVGTSSSSKSGSQTYPYPEGYSSVQKPGVPAGGGQGGNPALFDTILELDVTVQNTGSRHKGKASVQAYIQFPTDSGYDTPIIQLRDFAKTKELGTGESETVTLRLRRKDLSVWDTQKQNWVAPGALGANGKSKRYIVWLGEGSDKLFTRCFSDTLVCERGVEPPV